From Cellulomonas chengniuliangii, the proteins below share one genomic window:
- the rimM gene encoding ribosome maturation factor RimM (Essential for efficient processing of 16S rRNA), translated as MQLIVARIGRALGLRGEVALDVRTDTPEERLAVGAVLQTVPAGVGPLTVERSRVQHGRWNVTFAEVSDRDAAEALRGVELVVEEDESDEDDAWYPHELAGLRAEHVDGRVLGEIIGLEHLPAHDSLLLRETSGVRTLVPFVRAIVPVVDIPGGRVVIDPPGGLLASDAENLVVSEETGSSSGSGQDPDADRDGAEDED; from the coding sequence ATGCAGCTCATCGTCGCCCGCATCGGCCGCGCCCTCGGGCTCCGGGGGGAGGTCGCGCTGGACGTCCGGACCGACACCCCGGAGGAGCGCCTGGCGGTCGGCGCGGTGCTCCAGACCGTCCCGGCCGGCGTCGGGCCGCTCACCGTGGAGCGTTCCCGGGTGCAGCACGGCCGCTGGAACGTCACGTTCGCGGAGGTCTCCGACCGGGACGCCGCGGAGGCGCTGCGCGGCGTCGAGCTCGTCGTCGAGGAGGACGAGAGCGACGAGGACGACGCCTGGTACCCGCACGAGCTCGCCGGCCTGCGCGCGGAGCACGTCGACGGCAGGGTCCTCGGCGAGATCATCGGGCTCGAGCACCTCCCGGCCCACGACTCCCTGCTGCTGCGCGAGACGTCGGGGGTGCGCACCCTCGTCCCGTTCGTCCGCGCGATCGTCCCAGTGGTCGACATCCCCGGCGGCCGCGTCGTGATCGACCCGCCGGGCGGGCTGCTGGCCTCCGACGCCGAGAACCTGGTCGTCAGCGAGGAGACGGGGTCGTCGAGCGGCTCCGGCCAGGACCCGGACGCGGACCGCGACGGCGCGGAGGACGAGGACTGA
- a CDS encoding YraN family protein, with amino-acid sequence MRTTQAVGQHGEDLAEAYVREAGWTVLDRNWRGARGELDLVALDGEELVAVEVKTRRSTAYGHPAEAVTPRKLARIRGLTVEWLRAHDSRPASVRVDVIAITLPPGGAPRLEHLVGVV; translated from the coding sequence GTGCGGACGACGCAAGCAGTGGGACAGCACGGCGAGGACCTGGCCGAGGCCTACGTGCGGGAGGCCGGCTGGACGGTCCTCGACCGCAACTGGCGTGGCGCGCGGGGCGAGCTGGACCTCGTCGCGCTCGACGGCGAGGAGCTCGTCGCCGTCGAGGTCAAGACCCGGCGCAGCACCGCCTACGGGCACCCCGCCGAGGCGGTGACGCCCCGCAAGCTCGCCCGCATCCGGGGCCTCACCGTCGAATGGCTGCGCGCGCACGACTCGCGCCCCGCGTCGGTGCGCGTCGACGTCATCGCGATCACGCTGCCACCAGGGGGCGCACCGCGCCTCGAGCACCTGGTGGGGGTGGTCTGA
- a CDS encoding YifB family Mg chelatase-like AAA ATPase encodes MVLGRTLAVSLLGLSGHVVEVEAHLAPSLPAFSLVGLPDAALGEARDRVRAAVASSGLAWPNRRITVNLTPATLPKSGSGFDLAIAVATLAGAGLLDPGAVRDVVHLGELGLDGRLRPVRGVLPAVAAAVAAGHPRVVVPVANAAEAALVPGAQISAAHSLAEVARRAGADIEASDVRPVGPVHLDGHTARGAAVPDLADVVGQEDARSALEVAAAGAHHLLMIGPAGCGKTMLAARLAGLLPDLTEAEAVEVTAVHSVAGTFDAEAGLMRRPPFEDPHHTATPASIVGGGSGVPRPGAASRAHRGVLFLDEAPEFANAVLQTLRQPLEHGEVVIHRASGAARYPARFVLVLAANPCPCGRYVGKGLDCTCTPDRRRRYLTKMSGPLLDRVDLQVELHAVSRGALARSAHSSGAGESTAVVAARVRAARHAQRERLRGTPWRTNAEVPGRWLRERLGPDRGLSVDLERAIDRGALSLRGVDRVLRVAWTLADLAGRPAPGRDDVGQALALRTRGHGAP; translated from the coding sequence GTGGTCCTCGGACGCACACTGGCGGTGTCGTTGCTCGGCCTTAGCGGCCACGTGGTCGAGGTGGAGGCCCACCTGGCCCCGTCGCTGCCCGCCTTCAGCCTCGTGGGGCTGCCCGATGCCGCCCTGGGCGAGGCCCGGGACCGGGTGCGCGCCGCCGTCGCCTCGAGCGGGCTCGCGTGGCCGAACCGCCGCATCACCGTCAACCTCACGCCCGCGACCCTGCCGAAGTCAGGCTCCGGCTTCGACCTGGCGATCGCGGTGGCGACGCTGGCGGGAGCCGGCCTGCTCGACCCCGGCGCTGTGCGCGACGTGGTCCACCTCGGGGAGCTCGGCCTCGACGGCAGGCTGCGCCCGGTCCGCGGCGTGCTGCCCGCAGTGGCCGCGGCCGTCGCGGCCGGACACCCTCGCGTCGTGGTGCCCGTGGCGAACGCGGCCGAGGCTGCTCTCGTCCCGGGCGCCCAGATCAGCGCGGCCCACAGCCTCGCCGAGGTCGCCCGCCGTGCCGGCGCCGACATCGAGGCGTCGGACGTGAGGCCCGTTGGACCGGTCCACCTCGACGGGCACACCGCTCGTGGGGCCGCCGTCCCCGACCTCGCCGACGTCGTGGGCCAGGAGGACGCCCGCTCGGCGCTCGAGGTGGCCGCCGCTGGGGCCCACCACCTGCTCATGATCGGGCCGGCGGGCTGCGGCAAGACGATGCTCGCCGCGCGCCTCGCCGGGCTGCTGCCCGACCTGACCGAGGCCGAGGCCGTCGAGGTCACCGCCGTGCACTCGGTCGCGGGGACCTTCGACGCCGAGGCCGGGCTGATGCGGCGGCCGCCGTTCGAGGATCCCCATCACACCGCGACCCCGGCGAGCATCGTGGGCGGCGGCAGCGGTGTGCCGCGGCCGGGAGCCGCCTCGCGGGCCCACCGCGGCGTGCTGTTCCTCGACGAGGCCCCCGAATTCGCCAACGCGGTGCTCCAGACGTTGCGCCAACCCCTCGAGCACGGCGAGGTGGTCATCCACCGGGCCTCGGGAGCGGCGCGCTACCCGGCGAGGTTCGTCCTGGTGCTCGCCGCCAACCCCTGCCCCTGCGGCAGGTACGTGGGCAAAGGGCTCGACTGCACGTGCACCCCGGACCGCCGGCGCCGCTACCTGACCAAGATGTCCGGCCCGCTGCTCGACCGGGTCGACCTCCAGGTCGAGCTGCACGCCGTATCCCGCGGAGCGCTGGCGCGATCGGCCCACTCCTCGGGCGCGGGGGAGTCCACCGCCGTGGTCGCCGCCCGGGTGCGGGCCGCCCGCCACGCGCAGCGCGAGAGGCTGCGCGGCACGCCGTGGCGCACCAACGCCGAGGTGCCCGGTCGGTGGCTGCGGGAGCGGCTCGGGCCGGACCGGGGCCTCAGCGTGGACCTGGAGCGGGCGATCGACCGTGGGGCGCTGAGCCTGCGCGGCGTCGACCGGGTGCTGCGCGTCGCGTGGACGCTGGCCGACCTGGCCGGCCGCCCGGCGCCGGGACGCGACGACGTCGGCCAGGCCCTCGCCCTGCGCACCCGCGGTCACGGCGCCCCATGA
- a CDS encoding DUF2469 domain-containing protein produces MSAEDLENYETDMELALYREYRDVVGLFSYVVETERRFYLANQVDLQVRSAAGEVYFELSLADAWVWDVYRSARFVKSVRVVTFKDVNVEELAKADLDLSTGAGFGR; encoded by the coding sequence GTGAGTGCCGAGGACCTGGAGAACTACGAGACCGACATGGAGCTCGCGCTCTACCGCGAGTACCGGGATGTGGTCGGGCTCTTCTCCTACGTCGTCGAGACCGAGCGCCGCTTCTACCTGGCCAACCAGGTGGACCTGCAGGTGCGGTCCGCGGCGGGAGAGGTGTACTTCGAGCTGTCCCTCGCGGACGCGTGGGTGTGGGACGTGTACCGCTCCGCACGCTTCGTGAAGTCGGTCCGTGTCGTGACGTTCAAGGACGTCAACGTGGAGGAGCTCGCGAAGGCGGACCTCGACCTGTCCACAGGGGCCGGCTTCGGGCGCTGA
- a CDS encoding RNA-binding protein: protein MLDDALEHLVRGIVDHPDDVQVSTKSLRRGELLEVRVHPEDLGRVIGRGGRTARALRTVVGALSADGPVRVDVVDVDRR, encoded by the coding sequence ATGCTCGACGACGCGCTCGAGCACCTGGTGCGGGGCATCGTCGACCACCCCGATGACGTGCAAGTGAGCACGAAGTCGCTGCGTCGCGGTGAGCTCCTCGAGGTCCGGGTCCACCCGGAGGACCTCGGGCGTGTCATCGGGCGTGGCGGACGCACGGCGCGCGCGCTGCGCACCGTCGTCGGCGCCCTCTCGGCAGATGGCCCGGTGCGGGTCGACGTCGTCGACGTCGACCGCCGCTGA
- a CDS encoding amidohydrolase family protein gives MTTPDGPAQVLRLRGPVLLDDERVAAEAWVVGGRITFERPHASAGLPVAIDGWVVPGLVDVHCHIGLGPNGPVDRQAARAQALADRDSGVLLVRDAGSPADTAWVGGEDDLPRLVRAGRHLARPKRYLRHYGRELASPTDLPGAVAEEAARGDGWVKVVADWIDRGLGDEGDLTPLWPADVLAEAIGAAHAAGARVTAHTFSGEALDALLDAGVDCLEHATGADAAQIARIAAAGIPVTPTLMQVAQFEAIAAQADGRYPRFAARMRRMHARRHQHVRDLHDAGVQLLVGTDAGGTIGHGRIADEAAELAAAGVPDREVLAAASWRTREWLGFPGLGEGDPADLVVLPSDPREDVRALAAPSAVVLRGVRVR, from the coding sequence ATGACCACGCCCGACGGGCCCGCGCAGGTGCTTCGCCTGCGCGGGCCCGTCCTGCTCGACGACGAGCGCGTGGCCGCCGAGGCGTGGGTGGTGGGCGGCCGCATCACGTTCGAGCGGCCCCACGCGTCAGCAGGGCTCCCGGTCGCGATCGACGGCTGGGTCGTGCCCGGGCTCGTGGACGTGCACTGCCACATCGGGCTCGGCCCGAACGGCCCGGTGGACCGGCAGGCGGCCCGCGCGCAGGCCCTCGCGGACCGCGACTCCGGCGTGCTGCTGGTGCGCGACGCCGGCTCTCCGGCCGACACCGCGTGGGTGGGCGGGGAGGACGACCTGCCGCGGCTCGTCAGGGCCGGCCGGCACCTCGCGCGGCCCAAGCGCTACCTGCGGCACTACGGCCGCGAGCTCGCGTCGCCCACCGACCTCCCCGGCGCGGTCGCGGAGGAGGCGGCGCGGGGCGACGGCTGGGTCAAGGTCGTCGCGGACTGGATCGACCGCGGCCTCGGGGACGAGGGCGACCTCACGCCGTTGTGGCCGGCGGACGTCCTCGCCGAGGCCATCGGCGCGGCGCACGCCGCCGGCGCCCGCGTGACCGCTCACACGTTCTCCGGCGAGGCCCTCGACGCGCTGCTCGACGCGGGGGTGGACTGCCTCGAGCACGCGACCGGGGCCGACGCCGCGCAGATCGCGCGGATCGCCGCCGCAGGGATCCCCGTGACTCCCACCCTGATGCAGGTCGCCCAGTTCGAGGCCATCGCCGCGCAGGCCGACGGCCGGTACCCCCGCTTCGCCGCCAGGATGCGCCGGATGCACGCCCGTCGCCACCAGCACGTCCGCGACCTGCACGACGCGGGCGTCCAGTTGCTCGTCGGCACCGACGCCGGCGGGACGATCGGCCACGGGCGGATCGCGGACGAGGCGGCCGAGCTGGCCGCGGCGGGCGTGCCGGACCGCGAGGTCCTCGCCGCCGCGAGCTGGCGCACCCGGGAGTGGCTCGGCTTCCCCGGCCTCGGGGAGGGCGATCCGGCCGACCTCGTGGTCCTGCCGTCGGACCCGCGCGAGGACGTCCGCGCGTTGGCCGCGCCCAGCGCCGTGGTGCTGCGAGGCGTGCGCGTCCGTTGA
- the rpsP gene encoding 30S ribosomal protein S16 yields the protein MATKIRLKRLGKIRAPYYRVVVADSRTKRDGRVIEEIGKYHPTEEPSLIDITSERAQYWLSVGAQPSEQVLALLKITGDWQKFKGLPGAEGTLRTKAKPEESSVQAAVEAVALDAEKAKAKASEKKAAAKAAEAAASSEDEQA from the coding sequence GTGGCCACCAAGATCCGTCTGAAGCGTCTCGGCAAGATCCGGGCGCCGTACTACCGCGTCGTCGTCGCGGACTCGCGCACCAAGCGTGACGGTCGCGTCATCGAGGAGATCGGCAAGTACCACCCCACCGAGGAGCCCTCGCTCATCGACATCACGTCGGAGCGGGCGCAGTACTGGCTGAGCGTCGGCGCGCAGCCGTCGGAGCAGGTCCTCGCGCTCCTGAAGATCACGGGTGACTGGCAGAAGTTCAAGGGCCTGCCGGGCGCCGAGGGCACCCTGCGGACCAAGGCCAAGCCCGAGGAGTCCTCGGTCCAGGCCGCCGTCGAGGCTGTCGCGCTCGACGCCGAGAAGGCCAAGGCCAAGGCTTCCGAGAAGAAGGCCGCCGCGAAGGCCGCCGAGGCCGCCGCCTCGTCCGAGGACGAGCAGGCCTGA
- a CDS encoding ribonuclease HII, producing MTLLDHPISEPPPRAPRAPALVRRTPQLRHERALLREGARLLAGMDEVGRGSLAGPVTVGVVVVDARTRACPRGVADSKLLTAAARTALLPALSRWGAARAVGHATAAEIDEVGIIAALRLAGRRALLSVAREVGPVDAVLLDGSHDWLTPPAQGELFGAVELPGADVIGAPRVHLRVKADMTCASVAAASVLAKCERDGIMTAMAADHPEYGWESNKGYSSADHIRALREHGPSPLHRRSWRLPLGLDATE from the coding sequence ATGACCCTGCTGGACCACCCGATCTCCGAGCCGCCTCCACGGGCGCCGCGGGCGCCGGCGCTGGTGCGGCGCACACCCCAGCTCCGGCACGAGCGCGCCCTGCTGCGCGAGGGAGCACGGCTCCTCGCGGGGATGGACGAGGTGGGACGGGGATCGCTCGCCGGCCCCGTGACCGTGGGCGTCGTGGTGGTGGACGCCCGCACCCGGGCGTGCCCGCGGGGCGTCGCCGACTCCAAGCTGCTCACCGCGGCGGCGCGGACGGCGCTGCTGCCCGCCCTCAGCCGCTGGGGGGCGGCCCGCGCGGTGGGTCACGCGACGGCCGCCGAGATCGACGAGGTGGGGATCATCGCCGCTCTGCGGCTGGCCGGTCGGCGCGCACTGCTGTCGGTGGCCCGCGAGGTGGGCCCAGTGGACGCGGTGCTGCTGGACGGGTCGCACGATTGGCTGACTCCGCCCGCGCAGGGCGAGCTGTTCGGCGCGGTGGAACTGCCCGGCGCCGATGTCATCGGCGCCCCGCGCGTGCACCTGCGGGTCAAGGCCGACATGACGTGCGCCTCTGTCGCGGCCGCCAGCGTGCTCGCGAAGTGCGAGCGCGACGGCATCATGACGGCGATGGCCGCGGACCACCCCGAGTACGGGTGGGAGTCCAACAAGGGCTACAGCTCCGCAGACCACATCCGGGCGCTACGCGAGCACGGGCCCAGCCCGCTGCACCGGCGCAGCTGGCGGCTGCCCCTGGGACTCGACGCGACAGAGTGA
- the lepB gene encoding signal peptidase I: MTSQRAPERGPSESEAAGTQQPRRSTGAVWLRETAIILVSAFILSFLVKTFLVQAFFIPSASMEDTLVEGDRVLVSKLTPGPFELHRGDIVVFKDPGGWLPSSPRAERGAVAEKVNQALTWIGLLPQDSGEHLIKRVVGLPGDQVASEGSGAPVTVNGEPIDEPYLAEGVAPSDNSFDITVPPGSVWVMGDNRSDSADSRFHLGDPGGGSVPIDNVVGMTFVKVWPLDRMGLLRNPSEAYAEVPDPS, encoded by the coding sequence GTGACCTCTCAGCGAGCACCCGAACGCGGCCCGTCCGAGTCCGAGGCGGCCGGGACGCAGCAGCCGCGCCGCAGCACCGGCGCCGTGTGGCTGCGTGAGACGGCGATCATCCTGGTGAGCGCGTTCATCCTCTCGTTCCTGGTCAAGACGTTCCTGGTTCAGGCGTTCTTCATCCCGAGCGCGTCGATGGAGGACACGCTGGTCGAGGGCGACCGCGTCCTCGTCTCCAAGCTCACGCCCGGCCCGTTCGAGCTGCACCGCGGCGACATCGTGGTCTTCAAGGACCCGGGCGGCTGGCTGCCCTCGTCGCCCCGCGCCGAGCGGGGCGCCGTGGCCGAGAAGGTCAACCAGGCGCTGACCTGGATCGGGCTGCTCCCGCAGGACTCGGGCGAGCACCTCATCAAGCGGGTCGTCGGCCTGCCCGGCGACCAGGTCGCCTCGGAGGGCTCCGGCGCGCCGGTGACGGTCAACGGCGAGCCGATCGACGAGCCCTACCTCGCGGAGGGCGTCGCGCCCAGCGACAACTCCTTCGACATCACCGTCCCCCCGGGATCGGTGTGGGTGATGGGCGACAACCGCTCGGACTCCGCCGACTCCCGGTTCCACCTGGGCGACCCAGGTGGCGGCTCGGTGCCGATCGACAACGTCGTCGGCATGACATTCGTCAAGGTGTGGCCGCTCGACCGGATGGGGTTGCTCCGCAACCCGTCCGAGGCCTACGCGGAGGTCCCCGACCCGTCATGA
- the trmD gene encoding tRNA (guanosine(37)-N1)-methyltransferase TrmD translates to MRIDVISIFPDYLAPLDLSLVGKARAAGILSLNVHDLRDWTTDRHRTVDDTPFGGGAGMVMRPDVWGTALDDVLQDGAHLLVPTPSGEPLTQRRAEELAREQQIVIACGRYEGIDSRVAEHYSQRPGVRVSEFSLGDYVLNGGEVAALVLVEAVARLLPGVVGNPQSLVEESHGAAGLLEYPVYTKPPQWQGHEVPEVLLSGHHARIERWRRDQALQRTGARRPDLVAALDPATLDRHDLAVLAELGWAVEDGRLTRGQDQPPKS, encoded by the coding sequence GTGCGCATCGACGTCATCTCGATCTTCCCGGACTACCTCGCCCCGTTGGACCTGTCGCTCGTCGGCAAGGCGCGCGCGGCGGGCATCCTGTCGCTGAACGTGCACGACCTGCGCGACTGGACCACCGACCGGCACCGCACCGTGGACGACACGCCCTTCGGCGGCGGCGCCGGCATGGTCATGCGGCCCGACGTGTGGGGCACAGCGCTCGACGACGTGCTGCAGGACGGCGCCCACCTGCTCGTGCCGACCCCGTCCGGCGAGCCGCTGACCCAGCGGCGCGCCGAGGAGCTCGCCCGCGAGCAGCAGATCGTCATCGCGTGCGGCCGCTATGAGGGCATCGACTCCCGGGTCGCGGAGCACTACAGCCAGCGCCCGGGCGTGCGGGTCAGCGAGTTCTCGCTGGGGGACTACGTGCTCAACGGGGGAGAGGTGGCGGCACTGGTGCTGGTCGAGGCCGTCGCACGCCTGCTGCCCGGGGTCGTCGGCAACCCCCAGTCGCTGGTCGAGGAGTCCCACGGCGCCGCGGGGCTGCTCGAGTACCCGGTGTACACCAAGCCGCCGCAGTGGCAGGGGCACGAGGTGCCGGAGGTGCTGCTGTCCGGGCACCACGCGCGCATCGAGCGCTGGCGTCGCGACCAGGCCCTGCAGCGCACCGGGGCCCGGCGGCCGGACCTGGTGGCCGCCCTCGACCCGGCCACACTGGACCGTCACGACCTCGCGGTGCTCGCGGAGCTGGGCTGGGCCGTCGAGGACGGCCGGCTCACGCGCGGTCAGGACCAGCCGCCGAAGTCCTGA
- the rplS gene encoding 50S ribosomal protein L19 — protein MHTLDQVDAASLRNDIPAFRPGDTLKVNVKVVEGTRSRVQVFQGVVIRRHGGGVGETFTIRKVSFGVGVERTFPVHSPTIDSLEVVTRGDVRRAKLYYLRALRGKKAKIKEKRDTPAPK, from the coding sequence ATGCACACTCTGGACCAGGTCGACGCGGCGTCGCTGCGCAACGACATCCCGGCATTCCGCCCCGGGGACACGCTGAAGGTCAACGTCAAGGTCGTCGAGGGCACCCGCTCGCGCGTCCAGGTGTTCCAGGGCGTCGTCATCCGCCGCCACGGCGGCGGCGTCGGCGAGACGTTCACGATCCGCAAGGTCAGCTTCGGCGTCGGCGTCGAGCGCACGTTCCCCGTGCACTCCCCGACGATCGACTCGCTCGAGGTCGTCACCCGCGGTGACGTGCGTCGCGCGAAGCTGTACTACCTGCGCGCGCTGCGCGGCAAGAAGGCCAAGATCAAGGAGAAGCGGGACACGCCTGCTCCCAAGTGA
- the dprA gene encoding DNA-processing protein DprA, producing the protein MSPAREVAREPAEAAAPGAGEHGRPGGVHGRMATDGAGPGQDADAETLARAAWSALVEPGDPVAGALVGVYGAGPALRWARLAASRGVDAAFLEVDPESRPDVLEPLRRRLARAVGRWEPRFAALDPRRDVERLARSGGTLLHPGSDAWPESLADLGHAAPLCLWVRGNSDLDALTSRSVALVGSRAATAYGQRVATDLAEGLASRDVGIVSGGAYGIDAAAHRGALAVDGRTVVLLAGGVDRPYPQGNARLVESALEVGGAAVSESPPGAAPLRSRFLQRNRLIAALGSATVVVEAAWRSGALSTAHHAAALLRPLGAVPGPVTSVASAGCHRLLREGAAVCVTDTAEVLELLAPSGEDLAPERDASARPGDGLDERTRHVLDVLPRRGAASHEELARRAGLSVAEARSAAGVLGLLGIAERTATGWARARPALSGPVARPAGLDHEGRADDQRREHDGQLRDQ; encoded by the coding sequence ATGAGCCCGGCGCGGGAGGTGGCGCGAGAGCCCGCTGAAGCCGCCGCGCCGGGGGCGGGGGAGCACGGGCGGCCTGGTGGCGTGCACGGCCGGATGGCCACGGACGGCGCCGGTCCGGGACAGGACGCCGACGCCGAGACGCTGGCGCGGGCTGCGTGGTCAGCGCTGGTCGAGCCGGGCGACCCCGTGGCGGGCGCCCTCGTGGGGGTCTACGGGGCAGGGCCAGCGCTGCGTTGGGCCCGGCTCGCCGCGTCGCGGGGCGTGGACGCCGCGTTCCTCGAGGTCGACCCGGAGAGCCGTCCCGACGTCTTGGAGCCGCTGCGGCGCCGCCTGGCGCGTGCCGTCGGGCGGTGGGAGCCCCGGTTCGCCGCGCTCGACCCGCGCCGCGACGTCGAGCGGCTCGCGCGGTCGGGCGGCACGTTGCTGCACCCCGGCAGCGACGCATGGCCCGAGTCCCTCGCCGATCTGGGTCATGCCGCCCCGCTGTGCCTGTGGGTGCGTGGGAACAGCGACCTCGACGCCTTGACCAGCAGGTCGGTGGCGCTCGTGGGGTCACGGGCGGCCACCGCGTACGGTCAGCGGGTCGCGACGGACCTGGCGGAGGGCCTCGCGTCACGGGACGTGGGCATCGTCTCGGGCGGGGCGTACGGCATCGACGCCGCAGCACACCGGGGTGCCCTCGCCGTGGACGGCCGCACCGTGGTGCTGCTCGCCGGTGGTGTGGACCGCCCCTACCCGCAGGGCAACGCGCGGCTGGTCGAGAGCGCGCTCGAGGTGGGTGGCGCGGCGGTGAGCGAGTCGCCGCCCGGCGCCGCGCCGCTGCGCAGCCGGTTCCTGCAGCGCAACCGCCTGATCGCGGCGCTCGGCTCGGCGACTGTCGTCGTCGAGGCGGCATGGCGGTCCGGAGCGTTGAGCACCGCTCACCACGCCGCGGCGTTGCTGCGCCCGCTCGGCGCCGTGCCCGGGCCGGTGACCTCGGTGGCCTCGGCGGGCTGCCATCGATTGCTGCGCGAGGGGGCGGCGGTGTGCGTCACGGACACCGCCGAGGTGCTCGAGCTCCTCGCACCCTCAGGCGAGGACCTCGCCCCTGAGCGCGACGCGTCCGCTCGTCCCGGCGACGGCCTGGACGAGCGGACGCGGCACGTGCTGGACGTCCTCCCGCGGCGGGGCGCGGCGAGCCACGAGGAGCTGGCCCGCCGCGCCGGGCTGTCGGTGGCCGAGGCGCGCTCTGCCGCAGGGGTGCTCGGCCTGCTCGGCATCGCCGAGCGCACCGCGACAGGGTGGGCCAGGGCGCGGCCCGCCCTGTCAGGCCCAGTCGCGCGCCCGGCGGGCCTCGACCACGAAGGCCGAGCCGACGACCAACGCCGCGAGCATGACGGCCAGCTGCGGGACCAGTGA
- the ffh gene encoding signal recognition particle protein encodes MFATLSDRLTSTFKNLRTKGRLSEADIDATVREIRRALLDADVAVPVVRAFTGAVRERALSVEVSGALNPAQQVVKIVNDELVAILGGENRPLRLAKNPPSVIMLAGLQGAGKTTLAGKLALHLREQGHTPLLVAADLQRPNAVTQLQIVGERAGVPVFAPHPGNQGHGEVDPGFGDPVGVAREGLAAAKARQHDVLIVDTAGRLGVDAELMAQAADIRDAVQPDEILFVIDAMIGQDAVATAQAFADGVDFTGVVLSKLDGDARGGAALSVASVTGRPIMYASTGEKLTDFEVFHPDRMASRILDMGDVLTLIEQAEKAFDADQAEAMAGKIASGEDFTLEDFLQQMQAMKNMGSMKKMLGMLPGMGQMREALDNFDEREVDRIEAIIRSMTPAERRTPKIINGSRRARIAAGSGTSPSDVNGLLERFAGAQKMMRQMARSGGMPMPGMGNLPGMGGKKSRGRVAAPPKRKGKAAKSGNPAKRAEQERLAAERAAGIAPPAPKGSAFGLGAKEPESVDPSAVDLGALGKFLGR; translated from the coding sequence GTGTTCGCCACCCTGTCCGACCGACTGACGTCGACCTTCAAGAACCTCCGCACCAAGGGGCGCCTGTCCGAGGCGGACATCGACGCCACCGTGCGCGAGATCCGCCGTGCGCTGCTCGACGCCGATGTCGCCGTGCCCGTCGTGCGCGCCTTCACCGGGGCCGTCCGGGAGCGGGCGCTGTCCGTCGAGGTCTCCGGCGCGCTCAACCCCGCCCAGCAGGTCGTCAAGATCGTCAACGACGAGCTGGTGGCGATCCTCGGCGGCGAGAACCGCCCGCTGCGCCTCGCGAAGAACCCGCCGAGCGTGATCATGCTCGCGGGCCTCCAGGGCGCGGGCAAGACGACGCTCGCGGGCAAGCTGGCCCTGCACCTGCGCGAGCAGGGGCACACGCCGCTGCTCGTCGCCGCCGACCTGCAGCGCCCCAACGCCGTCACCCAGCTGCAGATCGTGGGGGAGCGGGCCGGGGTGCCCGTCTTCGCCCCGCACCCGGGCAACCAGGGACACGGCGAGGTCGACCCCGGGTTCGGCGACCCCGTGGGCGTCGCCCGCGAGGGCCTCGCCGCGGCGAAGGCCCGCCAGCACGACGTCCTGATCGTCGACACCGCCGGCCGCCTGGGCGTCGACGCCGAGCTCATGGCGCAGGCGGCGGACATCCGCGACGCCGTGCAGCCGGACGAGATCCTGTTCGTCATCGACGCGATGATCGGCCAGGACGCGGTCGCCACCGCGCAGGCCTTCGCCGACGGCGTCGACTTCACCGGCGTCGTGCTCTCCAAGCTCGACGGCGACGCGCGCGGCGGCGCGGCCCTGTCGGTCGCCTCGGTGACCGGCCGGCCGATCATGTACGCCTCCACCGGTGAGAAGCTCACCGACTTCGAGGTGTTCCACCCGGACCGGATGGCCTCGCGCATCCTCGACATGGGCGACGTGCTCACCCTGATCGAGCAGGCCGAGAAGGCGTTCGACGCCGACCAGGCCGAGGCGATGGCCGGCAAGATCGCGAGCGGCGAGGACTTCACGCTCGAGGACTTCCTGCAGCAGATGCAGGCCATGAAGAACATGGGCTCGATGAAGAAGATGCTGGGCATGCTGCCGGGCATGGGCCAGATGCGCGAGGCCCTGGACAACTTCGACGAGCGCGAGGTCGACCGGATCGAGGCGATCATCCGCTCGATGACGCCCGCCGAGCGCCGCACGCCCAAGATCATCAACGGCTCGCGCCGCGCGCGCATCGCGGCGGGGTCCGGCACGTCGCCGAGCGACGTCAACGGCCTGCTCGAGCGGTTCGCCGGCGCGCAGAAGATGATGAGGCAGATGGCGCGCTCCGGGGGCATGCCGATGCCCGGGATGGGGAACCTGCCGGGCATGGGCGGCAAGAAGTCCCGTGGCCGGGTGGCCGCGCCGCCCAAGCGCAAGGGCAAGGCGGCCAAGTCGGGGAACCCGGCCAAGCGCGCCGAGCAGGAGCGGCTCGCCGCCGAGCGCGCGGCCGGCATCGCGCCCCCGGCGCCGAAGGGCTCCGCCTTCGGCCTGGGCGCGAAGGAGCCGGAGTCCGTGGACCCGTCCGCGGTCGACCTGGGCGCGCTGGGCAAGTTCCTCGGACGCTGA